A genomic region of Streptomyces sp. R33 contains the following coding sequences:
- the egtC gene encoding ergothioneine biosynthesis protein EgtC, whose protein sequence is MCRHIAFLGPEAPLARLLSEPEHSLVRQSWEPRRQRHGTVNADGFGVGWYAEGDPVPARYRRAGPIWGDLNFADLARVVRTRAALAAVRDATVFGADGEAAAAPFASGPWLFSHNGAVRGWPEAAAPLTAVLGPEELLSLAAGTDSALIWALVLHRLQRGDDLGTALAEPVREVAAASPDSRLNLLLTDGTGIAATAWGDSLWYLADTVHPADGARPGGAARPTDTAHPPDTAAERIVVASEPYDDDPRWCEVPDRTLLTTHGTRVVLTPLKETSQ, encoded by the coding sequence ATGTGCCGGCATATCGCGTTCCTGGGGCCGGAGGCGCCCCTGGCCCGGCTGCTGAGCGAGCCGGAGCACTCCCTCGTGCGGCAGTCCTGGGAGCCGCGCCGGCAGCGCCACGGCACGGTCAACGCGGACGGCTTCGGCGTCGGCTGGTACGCGGAGGGCGACCCGGTCCCCGCCCGCTACCGGCGGGCCGGGCCGATCTGGGGCGACCTGAACTTCGCCGATCTGGCCCGCGTGGTACGGACCCGGGCCGCGCTGGCCGCGGTACGGGACGCCACCGTGTTCGGGGCGGACGGGGAGGCCGCGGCGGCGCCGTTCGCGTCCGGGCCGTGGCTGTTCAGCCACAACGGTGCGGTGCGCGGCTGGCCCGAGGCGGCGGCGCCGCTCACGGCCGTCCTGGGGCCCGAGGAGCTGCTGTCGCTGGCCGCGGGCACGGACTCGGCGCTGATCTGGGCGCTGGTGCTGCACCGGCTGCAGCGGGGGGACGACCTCGGCACGGCGCTCGCCGAGCCGGTGCGGGAGGTCGCGGCGGCCTCGCCCGACTCCCGGCTGAACCTGCTGCTGACCGACGGCACCGGTATCGCCGCGACGGCCTGGGGCGATTCGCTCTGGTACCTGGCCGACACGGTGCATCCGGCCGACGGGGCGCGTCCCGGCGGTGCGGCACGTCCGACCGACACGGCGCATCCCCCCGACACCGCGGCGGAGCGCATCGTGGTGGCGTCCGAGCCGTACGACGACGACCCCCGCTGGTGCGAAGTACCCGACCGGACCCTGCTGACCACCCATGGCACACGCGTCGTCCTGACCCCGCTGAAGGAGACCTCCCAGTGA